A genome region from Sceloporus undulatus isolate JIND9_A2432 ecotype Alabama chromosome 1, SceUnd_v1.1, whole genome shotgun sequence includes the following:
- the LOC121919633 gene encoding p53 apoptosis effector related to PMP-22 — MVRCGLACWRCRWLLPLLLGLAIILGIIALAGRGWLESAEAPYVRKASLWWDCFKSSPGDLNWACNSLMEYSWGKAAAATYLVGFVILCICFCLAVIAFSLEILRWNFVRGIGGLLFVVAAFQILGLVIYPVMYTEDIPLTGSNMFSWAYGFGWASTVIAIGCAFFFCCLPNWEDEVLGNIKPYGYNDVERI; from the exons ATGGTCCGGTGTGGTCTGGCCTGTTGGAGGTGCCGATGGCTCTTGCCCCTTCTCTTGGGCTTAGCCATCATCCTGGGCATCATCGCCTTGGCTGGCAGAGGGTGGCTGGAGTCGGCCGAAGCGCCTTATGTGCGCAAAGCATCACTATGGTGGGACTGCTTCAAATCCAGCCCTGGGGACCTCAACTGGGCATGCAACTCCCTCATGGAGTACA GTTGGGGTAAAGCAGCTGCTGCTACATACCTGGTTGGCTTTGTCATCCTGTGTATCTGCTTCTGCCTGGCAGTCATAGCGTTTTCCCTTGAAATACTGCGGTGGAATTTTGTTCGAGGAATTGGAGGCTTGCTCTTCGTTGTTG cCGCTTTCCAGATTCTGGGCTTGGTCATCTATCCAGTGATGTACACAGAAGACATTCCACTGACAGGAAGCAACATGTTCAGCTGGGCCTATGGCTTTGGTTGGGCAAGCACAGTGATAGCGATAGGTTGTGCATTCTTTTTCTGCTGTCTGCCCAACTGGGAAGACGAAGTCCTGGGGAATATAAAACCCTATGGGTACAATGATGTGGAACGTATTTGA